From the Cryomorphaceae bacterium genome, the window GCCGAAAGTGAACTCGATGAAGTTATCAAACTCCTGGTAGAAAACAGCTGCATCAACAAAACCGCGAAAACCACCCACTTCAAATCCCTGCTTCACTCCAAACTCAGCATTGTAGCTGCGCTCAGACTGAAGGTTGGGATTCGGGAAAATGTTCTGACCGCCTACCGCAGTTACAATAAAGCGCTCGCCGATGGTTGGAAACCGAATACCCTGACCGATAGAGGCCCGCACAAAGGTGCCATCGAGCACCCGGTAATTCGCCCCCGCGCGGAAAATGGGTGCCTCCCTAAAGTCATTGTTGATGCGAAACCACTCATAGCGCACACCTCCCGACAGGGTGAGCCGGTGAAACAGGCGCTTGTCAATCTGCATGAATAGCGCAGAATTGTGTGCAAAGTTTTCGCCGTCTCCGCGCTCATTGGCCACATACAAATTCGACCACGCATCCGTGTAGGTGGTCATACCCCCGGCCGTGATATTCAGGCCCTCAATGCCGTAATGACTAAAGTCTTGACTTACTGTGTATTCAGCAAAGTAAGTGCGCGAATAATTAGATTGATTGTTGGTGTTCTCGTTATCGAGGTGGAAGTACCGCGTTTTAAGTTTGTGGTTTCGTCCCTTTTTGCCAATGTATTCTACGTATGGGTCTATATTAAAGTTAAGTTGCTCCGTTGTGGTAATTCCGCGGGTTCGCGGACGGTACAGACCAGTATCCGCATCGAGCCAGAGCAAGGCAAAGCTGCTGAGGCTGTACATGGCGTTTGAATTAACTCCCACACTCAAGCCTTCGATGTTCTTAAAGCGATAGCGCAAATTGAGGTTTCCACGGGCGCGGTTTTCTGACATTTGCGCAGGTCTTCTGAACAAGGTATCACCCGATTCCTCAATGCTGTCCCATACCAACGGGCGGCCATTTTCATCGAATTTATCGGGTATCTCGGGGCCTGTAAAACCCATGTCAGAAAAGAGGTTGGCTCCGAAAGTCACATCCAGTTGCCCCACCTTGCGGGAGTGAAAAAAGTTTGCGCCTCCTTGCATCGGTGCAGCCACCATATTCTGCACAGGGTGGTACACACCCAACTCATGCCGGTAATCCGGGTCGCGCCAATACAAGTCCGGGCTGGTACGCGGTGCGCTGTATACCCCTTTAAATATGCTCACCTTGGTAATGGGCTCATCGCGGGGGTATGCGGTGCGCAGGTTGATCACTCCACTCAGTGCCGCTGACCCGTAAAGCACGCTCGATGCTCCTTTGATGACCTCTATTTGTTCTACATTCTCCGTCGGGAGGTAGCCCCAGTTGGGACGTCCGATATCGCCGGAAAGCATGGGTATGTCATCGAGCAACACCTGCACACGGCTTCCTGCACCAAAACTATAGCCGCTACCTCCGCGAATCTGCGGCTCACCATCCACAAGAATTACACCCGGTGTTTGATCCAGCACCTGAGAAATATTGGTATTATTCCGGTTCTCAATCAAATAAGGTTTTATAACCTCCATGGAAACCGTAAGTTCCTCCAGTCGCTGTTCATAGCGCCCCGCGCTTATTACCACCATTTCGAGCTGGCTTACGCTGGGCGTCAGCATCACTTTCACTTCGGTAGCTTCTCCGGCTTTTATTTCATAGGTTTTCTCGAGGTTTTCAAACCCAATGTAGCGGAATGTTATAGTATGTGTACCGGGAGAGAGAGAGAATTCAAACCTACCATCGATATCTGTGGTAACACCAGAGCCATTTTTGGCAATTACATTTACACCAATAAGTAGGTCTTTGGTATCGGAAGAGCTTACTGTACCGCGCAAAATACCCAACTGTGCATGAGCGCAAATGGCACCCAGCAACAATCCCAAGACAAGGAAAATTCTCATATATTTGGCTGCTTAAGGCGATTCCCTACGGGGATCGGTTCACCTCGCAAATATAGCAGGATTTGAAAACCGGCACTGATTTCTGGAAGATAGCACTGAGCCTCATTGAAGGCATCGGACCGGCCACGGCTCGTAAGCTTGTTCGCGCCTTTGGCTCTCCCGAAAAGGTGTTTGAAGCACCGGTTGGAGCACTCCGCAAAATACCTGGGGTTCACGAACAGGTGGTGAATCAAATTCTATCCGGCACTTGCCTGCCAGAAGCTGAGCGCGAGGCTGGTTTCGTGAAAGAACACAATGTACGCGTACAACTGGCCAGCGATGATGATTACCCGCTGCGTCTTCGTCAATGCCCCGACGCTCCTGTTATCCTGTACACACGCGGCAATTTCAACCCTGACTCAGGGCGGGTGCTGGCTGTAGTAGGAACGAGGCAGGCCACACCCCACGGAAAAGCGGCTTGCGAACGGATTATCGAATCGTTGAGCCAGGAATCTGTGCTCATCGTGAGCGGTATGGCCTACGGTGTGGATTTTTGTGCCCATCAGGCAGCTCTTCGCTACGGCTTACCAACCGCGGCTGTTTTTGCGCACGGCCTGGACACCGTGTATCCCTCGGTGCACCGGAAAACTGCCAACCAAATGCTCGAAAACGGTGGCTGGGTGAGCGAATTCAGAAGCATGACCGCCCTTGACCGCCACTATTTTCCGCGCAGAAACCGAATTGTTGCCGGAATGTGCGACGGAGTATTGGTGATTGAATCCGACAAAAAAGGTGGCTCACTCATCACCGCCGATATTGCCAACTCATACAGCCGGGAGGTGATGGCGCTTCCCGGAAGGGCAGACGACATTCGCTCAGCCGGTTGCAATTGGCTGATTAAAACGCACCGCGCAGCACTGGTTGAATCCGGCGAAGACGTATTGCGCCATATGGGCTGGGAACGCCGCGAAGCCGAACCCGCTCCGGTTCAGCTATCGGTTTTTCCGAGCTTATCGGAAGATGAATTGGAACTGGCCCGGTGTCTTCAGCAGTCGGGACCGGTATCCATTGATGCATTGGCAGACCTTTCGGGCAAACCCATGCAGGATGTGTCACATCTGCTTCTCAACCTCGAAATGGAAGGTGTTGTAAAAGCCATGCCCGGCAAGCGTTACAGCCTGAAAAAGCCGCTGGCGAGCTTCGGCTAGACTTATCCGTTTTTAATAGCTGCCACTCCGGGCAGTTCCATTCCCTCGAGGTACTCAAGCATAGCGCCGCCACCGGTGCTCACGTAGCTCACCCTTTGGGCAAGTTCAAACTGATTAACCGCTGCTACCGAATCTCCTCCGCCCACCAGCGAAAAGGCACCCCCATCTGTAGCTTCGGCAATGGCCAACGCAATCTCTTTGGTGCCGCGGGCAAAGTTCTCCATTTCAAATACCCCCATCGGTCCGTTCCAGAGAATGCTCTTACAGGCCAAAATCGCCTCGCGGTAATGCCTTATACTGTCTTCGCCAATGTCCAATCCCATCCACCCCATCGGAATTTCATCGCTCGGGCAGCTGTCGCGATTGGCCTCGTTCTGAAATTCATCTGCTATTACTGAATCGGGTGGCAGGAGCAATGTCACCTTGTGCTTTTTGGCCGCTTCAATCACCTCCAGAGCCATGCTGAGCTTGTCTTCCTCCACCATCGAGTTACCCACTTCACCTCCCATGGCGCGCACAAAGGTGTATGTCATGCCTCCTCCAATCAACATGTAATCTACCCTGGGCAGTAAGTTTTGAATAACCCCGATTTTGGAGCTCACCTTGGCTCCTCCTACAATAGCCACTGCCGGTGAGGCTGGCGATTGCATAAAGCGGTCAAGGTTTTCGAGCTCGTCCTGCATCAACATGCCGAACATTTTATCGCTCACAAAACGGGCAATAACCGCCGTGGAAGCGTGGGCACGGTGAGCCGTTCCAAAGGCGTCGTTCACGTATACATCGCCGTGTTTGGCCAGCTCTGCGGCAAAGCCTTCATCACCCGCAGTCTCCTCTTTGTAAAACCTGAGGTTTTCGAGCAGTATGACCTGCCCTGGTTTGATGCCGGATGTAGCTGCCAGCGCATCGGGGCCCTTGCAATCATTCACAAAAGCCACCTCCCGACCCAGCAATGATGAAAGGGTGGGCACGATATGCTTCAGCGAAAAACGATGCTCCGGACCTTCTTTGGGCCTTCCAAGGTGCGACATGAGTACCACAGAGCCCC encodes:
- a CDS encoding TonB-dependent receptor, which codes for MRIFLVLGLLLGAICAHAQLGILRGTVSSSDTKDLLIGVNVIAKNGSGVTTDIDGRFEFSLSPGTHTITFRYIGFENLEKTYEIKAGEATEVKVMLTPSVSQLEMVVISAGRYEQRLEELTVSMEVIKPYLIENRNNTNISQVLDQTPGVILVDGEPQIRGGSGYSFGAGSRVQVLLDDIPMLSGDIGRPNWGYLPTENVEQIEVIKGASSVLYGSAALSGVINLRTAYPRDEPITKVSIFKGVYSAPRTSPDLYWRDPDYRHELGVYHPVQNMVAAPMQGGANFFHSRKVGQLDVTFGANLFSDMGFTGPEIPDKFDENGRPLVWDSIEESGDTLFRRPAQMSENRARGNLNLRYRFKNIEGLSVGVNSNAMYSLSSFALLWLDADTGLYRPRTRGITTTEQLNFNIDPYVEYIGKKGRNHKLKTRYFHLDNENTNNQSNYSRTYFAEYTVSQDFSHYGIEGLNITAGGMTTYTDAWSNLYVANERGDGENFAHNSALFMQIDKRLFHRLTLSGGVRYEWFRINNDFREAPIFRAGANYRVLDGTFVRASIGQGIRFPTIGERFIVTAVGGQNIFPNPNLQSERSYNAEFGVKQGFEVGGFRGFVDAAVFYQEFDNFIEFTFGTWGVPDPLGPGLNIQQLNEILGFRSVNTGPALVRGLDFSVMGQGKIGGVELNLLLGYTYVQPLVLDPENVYIVSDLETAMGDNYPIVPENPADQVGLQPVFAPITYQNTSSFGDGNLLKYRVEHMAKLDVEATYKGFSLGTSVRMMTPIRNIDRAFIVLDTDLFLPSGVTQWMEDNQNPIYVMDLRASVKVSKRSKVALIVNNLYNTEYAIRPLSIESPRLTMLQYSLEI
- the dprA gene encoding DNA-protecting protein DprA; the protein is MKTGTDFWKIALSLIEGIGPATARKLVRAFGSPEKVFEAPVGALRKIPGVHEQVVNQILSGTCLPEAEREAGFVKEHNVRVQLASDDDYPLRLRQCPDAPVILYTRGNFNPDSGRVLAVVGTRQATPHGKAACERIIESLSQESVLIVSGMAYGVDFCAHQAALRYGLPTAAVFAHGLDTVYPSVHRKTANQMLENGGWVSEFRSMTALDRHYFPRRNRIVAGMCDGVLVIESDKKGGSLITADIANSYSREVMALPGRADDIRSAGCNWLIKTHRAALVESGEDVLRHMGWERREAEPAPVQLSVFPSLSEDELELARCLQQSGPVSIDALADLSGKPMQDVSHLLLNLEMEGVVKAMPGKRYSLKKPLASFG
- a CDS encoding phosphoglycerate kinase, with translation MTIKDYDFSGKRALIRVDFNVPLNERFEVTDDTRIRATLQTVKLILEGGGSVVLMSHLGRPKEGPEHRFSLKHIVPTLSSLLGREVAFVNDCKGPDALAATSGIKPGQVILLENLRFYKEETAGDEGFAAELAKHGDVYVNDAFGTAHRAHASTAVIARFVSDKMFGMLMQDELENLDRFMQSPASPAVAIVGGAKVSSKIGVIQNLLPRVDYMLIGGGMTYTFVRAMGGEVGNSMVEEDKLSMALEVIEAAKKHKVTLLLPPDSVIADEFQNEANRDSCPSDEIPMGWMGLDIGEDSIRHYREAILACKSILWNGPMGVFEMENFARGTKEIALAIAEATDGGAFSLVGGGDSVAAVNQFELAQRVSYVSTGGGAMLEYLEGMELPGVAAIKNG